Proteins from a genomic interval of Hippocampus zosterae strain Florida chromosome 14, ASM2543408v3, whole genome shotgun sequence:
- the LOC127615316 gene encoding nanos homolog 1-like gives MDLADRRYSSPYDYTFNFWNDYLGLSTLVAPNRTRGPAGCSGPNSITESLKATLGLDDSPDEPRRRFSPLRRRPLGDDAAAYAGRGSAGGPERGRKAEPGACAFCRNNGAPWEVYGTHVLKAADGRVLCPILRAYTCPLCGANGDNAHTIKYCPHSAREPPGGRRMMPQAKGSATPGKRLKVFS, from the coding sequence ATGGATTTGGCGGACCGCCGCTACTCGTCTCCGTACGACTACACCTTCAATTTCTGGAACGACTACTTGGGCTTGTCCACCCTGGTGGCCCCGAACCGGACCCGGGGCCCGGCCGGGTGTAGCGGCCCCAACTCCATAACGGAGTCGCTGAAAGCCACGCTGGGCTTGGACGACTCGCCGGACGAGCCGCGGCGGCGCTTCTCGCCGCTCCGCCGACGGCCGCTCGGAGACGACGCGGCCGCCTACGCGGGGCGCGGCTCCGCGGGGGGTCCGGAGCGCGGACGCAAGGCCGAGCCCGGGGCGTGCGCGTTTTGTCGGAATAACGGCGCCCCGTGGGAGGTGTACGGCACGCACGTTCTGAAGGCGGCGGACGGACGGGTGCTGTGCCCCATCTTGCGGGCGTACACTTGCCCGCTGTGCGGCGCCAACGGGGACAACGCGCACACCATCAAGTACTGCCCGCACTCCGCCAGGGAGCCACCCGGGGGCCGCAGGATGATGCCGCAGGCCAAGGGGAGCGCAACGCCCGGCAAGAGGCTCAAAGTCTTCTCCTGA
- the alms1 gene encoding uncharacterized protein CG5098 isoform X2: MSAELFDNEDTSASFGTTTASQADKAGSFQSGSHNNGKLKTSVPHSQLQFQASALAPALALSPANAAEDASVADDSLFQKSHVEFLPLRASPDFSAAHESDEGSLSQHPLAQETSDGESALAPGDDVDAVAQAADVTHVTLGSRSTQPDAASELLYRKLLSQSNKSTPQTSKGGTSVPGSECDAAEQSYLGFLPHSRPASAAPTKSAVKSGRLSVIPSSYQNSQQVPFHADPSSDVSADSKMAASSSAVRLEVDNDAPYWTSQHTTSSKQVDLNIEDRIPLYLQNLGIDQSPADILTPFAPRGPIREPEFSPTDLSTVKDSAGGTPMKSIASSEAGSPPKVEPSDCNTLSAFGHRDPRPTVHDPRSEGPAGPGGAGSSAKLSVAPPVVRNRDTDRLRRAEPEGCSTAPRSPPAVGAPPTADDRDPASFASPAPHAAAGLGPLPEDPEDQASVSDGSAQSSLTVRVAELLRDGSPAAGVSDREDPKHKKRFVLELSEGRFDSLELDKEDRRRIEEIKAAMLSNNFVTSESSTDTESTAAASGVAAPATPPPLSAPASAWMPLLPEAEPARPEAALREIADVKAHTSITIAARKRPAAPCPPPPDSHPPAGIGADRTPSWPEEASADAMEAEASAEVEASAGPEELEGEASRRRHAAEDTTLPFGHVSRAHLTLSPKPPEQPPRPRPASSSSSSLSAGAPGDRFVPLRRSSPAVSSADEGVGLCGPPPKRDERRQPTSARPAPAPAPPPPHYLHQLSVAGNAMRSYTPETPVRDECVPRAAAAGLRPYKPRGANEVFFMPHVEADASSSCTTMESSHTGLDDAVPPLFSAEVLGRQDPGLDRGVAIKHAEGIYSKRRSHAPPLLLPDRRFPHAGQHEAPTMERLGAAGAAPQDGNRLPPGLASREAWLLEQLQRLSDLILTTGGADVPPSRTPYGESEPPKAWPRQAPAPCGLCPADRDESSTTTSTLDTDRLVRVFGAHRIQSAKTPQSFQKISKSSSRLHKLYDHVAKQREQWEGRGFDAALSETTATEASNVTGESSSTGSFAKTPQHTPSKKILSRGVQAGDVEFVCNATRLCTRDVGTMFPPPGRARRSAPKGHVTSLKHKKTRTPPSLPKAVWWFIPLDESSKENRPEEQDEPGEVEAAQPDPSTVWYDTAAKTPREPLRPRQQFDDDDDDVAHPGSSASCHQITSLQEALATRRPDFISLSRQRVQILSGRKINAALPGSGMPRRAVPRKEMKQRTKQLYEGLPEVLRKLEMERRDTQLRLNRLNLQIFNKKITKRRLENCKAVQYENFW; this comes from the exons ATGTCTGCCGAGCTGTTTGACAATGAGGACACGAGCGCCTCTTTTGGAACAACAACAGCAAGCCAAGCGGACAAAGCGGGAAGTTTCCAAAGTGGTTCCCACAACAATGGCAAGCTGAAGACCAGTGTTCCGCATTCGCAGCTCC AATTCCAGGCTAGCGCTTTGGCTCCGGCCCTCGCCCTGTCGCCCGCGAACGCTGCCGAAGACGCCAGTGTGGCAGACGACTCTCTATTCCAAAAAAGCCATGTTGAATTTCTGCCTTTACG CGCAAGTCCCGACTTTTCTGCGGCGCACGAGTCCGATGAGGGCTCCTTGTCTCAGCACCCTCTGGCCCAGGAGACCTCCGATGGCGAGAGCGCTCTCGCGCCGGGCGATGATGTAGACGCAGTCGCTCAGGCCGCCGACGTCACTCACGTCACCTTGGGTTCTCGCAGTACGCAACCCGACGCCGCCAGCGAGCTGTTGTACCGAAAGCTGCTGTCTCAGAGCAACAAGTCCACCCCGCAAACGTCCAAAGGCGGAACCAGCGTCCCGGGATCCGAGTGTGACGCCGCCGAGCAGTCCTACCTGGGTTTCCTGCCGCACTCCCGGCCCGCGTCGGCGGCTCCGACCAAGTCTGCCGTCAAGTCGGGGAGACTCTCCGTCATCCCCTCCAGCTACCAGAATTCCCAACAAG TTCCATTCCATGCCGACCCTTCCAGCGACGTGTCGGCGgattccaagatggccgcctccTCTTCTGCTGTCCGTTTGGAGGTCGACAACGACGCCCCCTACTGGACCTCCCAGCACACCACGTCGTCCAAGCAGGTGGACCTCAACATCGAGGACAGGATTCCA ttGTATCTCCAAAACCTCGGCATTGACCAGTCGCCGGCCGACATCTTGACCCCGTTTGCGCCCAGGGGACCCATCAGGGAGCCGGAATTCTCGCCCACCGATCTCAGCACTGTCAAGGATTCTGCGGGAGGGACGCCCATGAAGAGCATCGCGTCATCGgaag CCGGCAGCCCCCCCAAAGTCGAGCCTTCGGACTGCAACACGTTGTCAGCTTTCGGCCATCGAGACCCTCGTCCCACCGTCCACGATCCCCGCTCGG AAGGTCCCGCTGGCCCGGGGGGTGCCGGCTCATCGGCGAAGCTCAGCGTCGCGCCGCCCGTCGTCAGGAACCGGGACACGGATCGGCTTCGCCGGGCCGAGCCGGAAGGCTGCAGCACCGCCCCTCGGTCGCCGCCGGCCGTCGGAGCGCCACCGACCGcggacgaccgggaccccgccTCGTTCGCTAGCCCGGCGCCCCACGCGGCGGCCGGTCTCGGTCCACTTCCGGAAGACCCGGAGGATCAAGCCTCCGTGAGCGACGGCAGCGCTCAGAGTTCGCTGACCGTCAGAGTGGCCGAGTTGCTGCGGGACGGATCGCCGGCCGCCGGCGTCTCGGACCGCGAGGACCCCAAACACAAAA AGCGCTTCGTCCTGGAATTGTCGGAGGGCCGTTTTGACTCGCTGGAGTTGGACAAAGAGGATCGGCGGCGCATCGAAGAGATCAAGGCCGCCATGCTCTCCAACAACTTTGTCACG AGCGAGAGCAGCACAGACACGGAGAGCACGGCGGCGGCGTCCGGcgtggcggcgccggcgacgccaCCCCCCCTTTCGGCCCCGGCGTCCGCGTGGATGCCCCTCCTTCCGGAAGCCGAGCCCGCCCGCCCGGAGGCCGCCCTGCGGGAGATCGCCGACGTCAAGGCGCACACGTCCATCACGATCGCCGCCCGTAAGCGGCCCGCCGCCCCctgcccgccgccgccggacTCCCACCCGCCTGCGGG GATCGGCGCGGACCGGACGCCGTCCTGGCCGGAAGAGGCGAGCGCCGACGCCATGGAGGCGGAGGCCAGCGCCGAGGTGGAGGCGAGCGCCGGGCCGGAGGAGCTGGAGGGGGAAGCGTCCCGCCGGCGTCACGCGGCGGAGGACACCACCCTCCCGTTTGGTCACGTGTCGCGCGCCCACCTCACCCTTTCGCCAAAACCTCCCGaacagcccccccgcccccgccccgcctcctcctcctcctcctctttgtcgGCGGGGGCCCCCGGCGACAGATTTGTCCCGCTCAGGCGCTCCTCGCCCGCCGTCAGCAGCGCGGATGAGGGCGTGGGCCTCTGCGGCCCCCCGCCCAAGCGGGACGAGCGCAGACAGCCGACATCTGCTCGACCTGCGcctgctcctgctcctcctcctcctcattatCTTCATCAATTGTCCGTCGCAGGCAACGCCATGAGGAGCTACACGCCGGAAACGCCAG TGCGGGACGAGTGCGTCCCTCGCGCGGCGGCGGCCGGCCTGCGTCCTTACAAGCCTCGCGGCGCCAACGAAGTCTTCTTCATGCCTCACGTCGAAGCCGACGCGTCCTCCTCGTGCACCACCATGGAGAGCTCGCACACGG GTTTGGACGACGCCGTGCCGCCGCTGTTCAGCGCCGAGGTTCTGGGCCGGCAGGATCCGGGCCTGGACCGCGGCGTCGCCATCAAGCACGCCGAGGGCATCTACAGCAAGAGGCGCTCGCacgcgccgccgctgctgctcccAG ATCGACGCTTTCCTCATGCGGGTCAGCACGAAGCCCCCACAATGGAGCGCTTGGGAGCGGCGGGCGCGGCGCCGCAGGACGGCAACCGTTTGCCCCCGGGGCTCGCCAGCAGGGAGGCGTGGCTCCTGGAGCAGCTGCAGCGCCTGTCTGATCTCATCCTCACCACCGGGGGCGCCGACGTGCCGCCCTCGCGGACGCCGTACGGCGAGTCGGAGCCGCCAAAG GCGTGGCCGCGGCAGGCGCCCGCCCCCTGCGGCCTTTGTCCGGCCGACAGAGACGAGTCCAGCACCACCACGTCCACGCTGGACACGGACCGCCTCGTGCGGGTCTTCGGTGCTCACCGCATCCAAAGCGCCAAGACCCCCCAAAGCTTTCAAAAGATCTCCAAGTCTTCGTCCCGCCTCCACAAACTCTACGACCACGTGGCCAAGCAACGGGAGCagtgggaggggcggggcttcGACGCCGCGCTCTCCGAAACCACGGCCACCGAGGCGTCCAAC GTGACTGGCGAGTCGTCGTCGACGGGCTCCTTCGCCAAGACGCCTCAGCACACCCCCTCCAAGAAGATCCTTAGCAGAGGCGTCCAAGCAG gtGACGTTGAGTTTGTATGCAACGCGACGCGCCTTTGCACACGAGACGTGGGAACCATGTTCCCGCCCCCGGGACGAGCGCGAAGAAGCGCGCCCAAAGGTCACGTGACCTCCCTCAAGCACAAGAAGACCCGAACGCCGCCCAGCTTGCCCAAAG CAGTGTGGTGGTTCATCCCGCTGGACGAGTCGTCCAAGGAGAACCGTCCCGAGGAGCAAGACGAACCCGGCGAGGTGGAGGCGGCGCAACCCGATCCCAGTACCGTTTGGTACGACACCGCGGCCAAAACGCCAAGAGAACCTCTCAGGCCGCGACAACAAtttgatgacgacgacgatgacgtcGCCCATCCCGGATCCTCCGCAAGCTGCCACCAAATCACGTCTCTGCAG GAAGCTCTCGCCACGCGACGACCAGACTTCATCTCGCTTTCGCGTCAGCGCGTACAAATCTTGAGTGGGCGAAAGATCAACGCGGCGCTGCCAG GCAGCGGCATGCCGAGGAGGGCGGTGCCCAGGAAGGAAATGAAGCAGCGTACCAAACA GCTGTACGAAGGACTTCCGGAGGTTCTCCGCAAGTTGGAGATGGAGCGAAGGGACACGCAACTGCGATTAAACAGACTCAACCTGCAGATCTTCAACAAG AAAATCACCAAACGTCGCCTGGAGAACTGCAAGGCTGTCCAGTATGAAAACTTCTGGTGA
- the alms1 gene encoding uncharacterized protein alms1 isoform X1 codes for MSAELFDNEDTSASFGTTTASQADKAGSFQSGSHNNGKLKTSVPHSQLQFQASALAPALALSPANAAEDASVADDSLFQKSHVEFLPLRASPDFSAAHESDEGSLSQHPLAQETSDGESALAPGDDVDAVAQAADVTHVTLGSRSTQPDAASELLYRKLLSQSNKSTPQTSKGGTSVPGSECDAAEQSYLGFLPHSRPASAAPTKSAVKSGRLSVIPSSYQNSQQVPFHADPSSDVSADSKMAASSSAVRLEVDNDAPYWTSQHTTSSKQVDLNIEDRIPLYLQNLGIDQSPADILTPFAPRGPIREPEFSPTDLSTVKDSAGGTPMKSIASSEAGSPPKVEPSDCNTLSAFGHRDPRPTVHDPRSGETSGPRARSSLFAVRPTSCLEEPEEGPAGPGGAGSSAKLSVAPPVVRNRDTDRLRRAEPEGCSTAPRSPPAVGAPPTADDRDPASFASPAPHAAAGLGPLPEDPEDQASVSDGSAQSSLTVRVAELLRDGSPAAGVSDREDPKHKKRFVLELSEGRFDSLELDKEDRRRIEEIKAAMLSNNFVTSESSTDTESTAAASGVAAPATPPPLSAPASAWMPLLPEAEPARPEAALREIADVKAHTSITIAARKRPAAPCPPPPDSHPPAGIGADRTPSWPEEASADAMEAEASAEVEASAGPEELEGEASRRRHAAEDTTLPFGHVSRAHLTLSPKPPEQPPRPRPASSSSSSLSAGAPGDRFVPLRRSSPAVSSADEGVGLCGPPPKRDERRQPTSARPAPAPAPPPPHYLHQLSVAGNAMRSYTPETPVRDECVPRAAAAGLRPYKPRGANEVFFMPHVEADASSSCTTMESSHTGLDDAVPPLFSAEVLGRQDPGLDRGVAIKHAEGIYSKRRSHAPPLLLPDRRFPHAGQHEAPTMERLGAAGAAPQDGNRLPPGLASREAWLLEQLQRLSDLILTTGGADVPPSRTPYGESEPPKAWPRQAPAPCGLCPADRDESSTTTSTLDTDRLVRVFGAHRIQSAKTPQSFQKISKSSSRLHKLYDHVAKQREQWEGRGFDAALSETTATEASNVTGESSSTGSFAKTPQHTPSKKILSRGVQAGDVEFVCNATRLCTRDVGTMFPPPGRARRSAPKGHVTSLKHKKTRTPPSLPKAVWWFIPLDESSKENRPEEQDEPGEVEAAQPDPSTVWYDTAAKTPREPLRPRQQFDDDDDDVAHPGSSASCHQITSLQEALATRRPDFISLSRQRVQILSGRKINAALPGSGMPRRAVPRKEMKQRTKQLYEGLPEVLRKLEMERRDTQLRLNRLNLQIFNKKITKRRLENCKAVQYENFW; via the exons ATGTCTGCCGAGCTGTTTGACAATGAGGACACGAGCGCCTCTTTTGGAACAACAACAGCAAGCCAAGCGGACAAAGCGGGAAGTTTCCAAAGTGGTTCCCACAACAATGGCAAGCTGAAGACCAGTGTTCCGCATTCGCAGCTCC AATTCCAGGCTAGCGCTTTGGCTCCGGCCCTCGCCCTGTCGCCCGCGAACGCTGCCGAAGACGCCAGTGTGGCAGACGACTCTCTATTCCAAAAAAGCCATGTTGAATTTCTGCCTTTACG CGCAAGTCCCGACTTTTCTGCGGCGCACGAGTCCGATGAGGGCTCCTTGTCTCAGCACCCTCTGGCCCAGGAGACCTCCGATGGCGAGAGCGCTCTCGCGCCGGGCGATGATGTAGACGCAGTCGCTCAGGCCGCCGACGTCACTCACGTCACCTTGGGTTCTCGCAGTACGCAACCCGACGCCGCCAGCGAGCTGTTGTACCGAAAGCTGCTGTCTCAGAGCAACAAGTCCACCCCGCAAACGTCCAAAGGCGGAACCAGCGTCCCGGGATCCGAGTGTGACGCCGCCGAGCAGTCCTACCTGGGTTTCCTGCCGCACTCCCGGCCCGCGTCGGCGGCTCCGACCAAGTCTGCCGTCAAGTCGGGGAGACTCTCCGTCATCCCCTCCAGCTACCAGAATTCCCAACAAG TTCCATTCCATGCCGACCCTTCCAGCGACGTGTCGGCGgattccaagatggccgcctccTCTTCTGCTGTCCGTTTGGAGGTCGACAACGACGCCCCCTACTGGACCTCCCAGCACACCACGTCGTCCAAGCAGGTGGACCTCAACATCGAGGACAGGATTCCA ttGTATCTCCAAAACCTCGGCATTGACCAGTCGCCGGCCGACATCTTGACCCCGTTTGCGCCCAGGGGACCCATCAGGGAGCCGGAATTCTCGCCCACCGATCTCAGCACTGTCAAGGATTCTGCGGGAGGGACGCCCATGAAGAGCATCGCGTCATCGgaag CCGGCAGCCCCCCCAAAGTCGAGCCTTCGGACTGCAACACGTTGTCAGCTTTCGGCCATCGAGACCCTCGTCCCACCGTCCACGATCCCCGCTCGGGTGAGACTTCGGGTCCCCGAGCTCGCTCTTCGCTCTTCGCCGTCCGGCCGACATCTTGTTTGGAGGAACCCGAAGAAGGTCCCGCTGGCCCGGGGGGTGCCGGCTCATCGGCGAAGCTCAGCGTCGCGCCGCCCGTCGTCAGGAACCGGGACACGGATCGGCTTCGCCGGGCCGAGCCGGAAGGCTGCAGCACCGCCCCTCGGTCGCCGCCGGCCGTCGGAGCGCCACCGACCGcggacgaccgggaccccgccTCGTTCGCTAGCCCGGCGCCCCACGCGGCGGCCGGTCTCGGTCCACTTCCGGAAGACCCGGAGGATCAAGCCTCCGTGAGCGACGGCAGCGCTCAGAGTTCGCTGACCGTCAGAGTGGCCGAGTTGCTGCGGGACGGATCGCCGGCCGCCGGCGTCTCGGACCGCGAGGACCCCAAACACAAAA AGCGCTTCGTCCTGGAATTGTCGGAGGGCCGTTTTGACTCGCTGGAGTTGGACAAAGAGGATCGGCGGCGCATCGAAGAGATCAAGGCCGCCATGCTCTCCAACAACTTTGTCACG AGCGAGAGCAGCACAGACACGGAGAGCACGGCGGCGGCGTCCGGcgtggcggcgccggcgacgccaCCCCCCCTTTCGGCCCCGGCGTCCGCGTGGATGCCCCTCCTTCCGGAAGCCGAGCCCGCCCGCCCGGAGGCCGCCCTGCGGGAGATCGCCGACGTCAAGGCGCACACGTCCATCACGATCGCCGCCCGTAAGCGGCCCGCCGCCCCctgcccgccgccgccggacTCCCACCCGCCTGCGGG GATCGGCGCGGACCGGACGCCGTCCTGGCCGGAAGAGGCGAGCGCCGACGCCATGGAGGCGGAGGCCAGCGCCGAGGTGGAGGCGAGCGCCGGGCCGGAGGAGCTGGAGGGGGAAGCGTCCCGCCGGCGTCACGCGGCGGAGGACACCACCCTCCCGTTTGGTCACGTGTCGCGCGCCCACCTCACCCTTTCGCCAAAACCTCCCGaacagcccccccgcccccgccccgcctcctcctcctcctcctctttgtcgGCGGGGGCCCCCGGCGACAGATTTGTCCCGCTCAGGCGCTCCTCGCCCGCCGTCAGCAGCGCGGATGAGGGCGTGGGCCTCTGCGGCCCCCCGCCCAAGCGGGACGAGCGCAGACAGCCGACATCTGCTCGACCTGCGcctgctcctgctcctcctcctcctcattatCTTCATCAATTGTCCGTCGCAGGCAACGCCATGAGGAGCTACACGCCGGAAACGCCAG TGCGGGACGAGTGCGTCCCTCGCGCGGCGGCGGCCGGCCTGCGTCCTTACAAGCCTCGCGGCGCCAACGAAGTCTTCTTCATGCCTCACGTCGAAGCCGACGCGTCCTCCTCGTGCACCACCATGGAGAGCTCGCACACGG GTTTGGACGACGCCGTGCCGCCGCTGTTCAGCGCCGAGGTTCTGGGCCGGCAGGATCCGGGCCTGGACCGCGGCGTCGCCATCAAGCACGCCGAGGGCATCTACAGCAAGAGGCGCTCGCacgcgccgccgctgctgctcccAG ATCGACGCTTTCCTCATGCGGGTCAGCACGAAGCCCCCACAATGGAGCGCTTGGGAGCGGCGGGCGCGGCGCCGCAGGACGGCAACCGTTTGCCCCCGGGGCTCGCCAGCAGGGAGGCGTGGCTCCTGGAGCAGCTGCAGCGCCTGTCTGATCTCATCCTCACCACCGGGGGCGCCGACGTGCCGCCCTCGCGGACGCCGTACGGCGAGTCGGAGCCGCCAAAG GCGTGGCCGCGGCAGGCGCCCGCCCCCTGCGGCCTTTGTCCGGCCGACAGAGACGAGTCCAGCACCACCACGTCCACGCTGGACACGGACCGCCTCGTGCGGGTCTTCGGTGCTCACCGCATCCAAAGCGCCAAGACCCCCCAAAGCTTTCAAAAGATCTCCAAGTCTTCGTCCCGCCTCCACAAACTCTACGACCACGTGGCCAAGCAACGGGAGCagtgggaggggcggggcttcGACGCCGCGCTCTCCGAAACCACGGCCACCGAGGCGTCCAAC GTGACTGGCGAGTCGTCGTCGACGGGCTCCTTCGCCAAGACGCCTCAGCACACCCCCTCCAAGAAGATCCTTAGCAGAGGCGTCCAAGCAG gtGACGTTGAGTTTGTATGCAACGCGACGCGCCTTTGCACACGAGACGTGGGAACCATGTTCCCGCCCCCGGGACGAGCGCGAAGAAGCGCGCCCAAAGGTCACGTGACCTCCCTCAAGCACAAGAAGACCCGAACGCCGCCCAGCTTGCCCAAAG CAGTGTGGTGGTTCATCCCGCTGGACGAGTCGTCCAAGGAGAACCGTCCCGAGGAGCAAGACGAACCCGGCGAGGTGGAGGCGGCGCAACCCGATCCCAGTACCGTTTGGTACGACACCGCGGCCAAAACGCCAAGAGAACCTCTCAGGCCGCGACAACAAtttgatgacgacgacgatgacgtcGCCCATCCCGGATCCTCCGCAAGCTGCCACCAAATCACGTCTCTGCAG GAAGCTCTCGCCACGCGACGACCAGACTTCATCTCGCTTTCGCGTCAGCGCGTACAAATCTTGAGTGGGCGAAAGATCAACGCGGCGCTGCCAG GCAGCGGCATGCCGAGGAGGGCGGTGCCCAGGAAGGAAATGAAGCAGCGTACCAAACA GCTGTACGAAGGACTTCCGGAGGTTCTCCGCAAGTTGGAGATGGAGCGAAGGGACACGCAACTGCGATTAAACAGACTCAACCTGCAGATCTTCAACAAG AAAATCACCAAACGTCGCCTGGAGAACTGCAAGGCTGTCCAGTATGAAAACTTCTGGTGA